The genomic DNA CTTTTTTCGTCGGGGGTGATGTGCAATTTATACTGTGCGTCCCAAGTTCCGTCGCGGCGGCAGAGATAGCTTACGTTATAGAGTTCGCCGTCGTTGTAGAGTGGCATACTGCCTGCAATGATGTTGATATTGTAAGCAACGGCGTATTCCACAAACTTATCGCGCAGTTCTTCGGTATAGCTGGCCAACTTTCGGATGGCTTTGGCGGCAGTGTCTTCATTGAACAGCCCCATCAGCGGCGCATTGAAAAACTCGGGAAACAGCACAAAATCGGCCTTGTAGTCGCTGACAGCATCTATGAAAAACTCGGCATTTTCCAGCAAAGCCTGCAAAGAAGGTACGTTGCGCATTTGCCACTGTACTACGCCCAACCGCACAAACTCTTTTTGCCCGCCTATAATCGGCTCTTTTTCGTCGTAGTAGTAAATGTTGTTCCATTCCAGCAGGGTAGCATAGGCTTTTGACTCGCTGTCACCGGGCAGGTAGTTGGTCAATACCTTTTTAACGTGGAAATCATTGCTCAATTGGAATGATAAAATCGGGTCGGAGATTTCCTTGTTTTTCACCAACTCAATGTATTCGCGCGGTGTGATTTTTTCCGCATAGTTGGCATAGCCCGGAATCCGTCCGCCTGCCACAATAGCACGCAGGTTGAGGTGTTCGCAGAGTTCTTTGCGGGCATCGTAGAGTCGGCGACCTAACCTAAGCCCTTGAAAATCAGGATGTACAAAAATATCTATGCCATACAGTACCGTACCTTTTTTGGCATCGTGCGTGTTGAACTTGTAGTTGCCCGTTATTTGGCGGTAGGTGTGGTTATCGCCGAATTTATCGTAATCAATAATGATGCAAAGTGCACAGGCAACCACTTTGCCGTTGTCTTCAATACAGATTTGCCCTTCGGGAAATATTTTCAGGAGCATTTCAATATCACTTTTAGGCCAGATGCCGTCGCCGATATTGGAATAAACCAGATTCATGATTTCCAGCATGTCATCGTAATCCTCAATGGTGAGGTTGCGCAGATTCAACTTATGGCTGGATGCAGACGTATTCTGTTGAGACGAATCCTGTAACTTGATTTTATCGTTGGGCATAGGTTTGTGTGATATAGCTGCAAAATTCGGATAAAAACACGGTGTGGCCAACAATCAAATCCCGCGCAGGTCTAAAATCACCTCGGGGTATTGGTCTTCGTTATCGAGCAGGTGGATAAATTTTTCAGCTACTTCTTCGGGGGTGCTCAACTCGCGGTTTTCTTTGAGCAAACGGAATCGCTCAATGCGGCTGAAGCCTTCTGTATTGGCCTGACGGATATCTTGCTGCATTTGCGTATCTACCACGCCCGGCGCAACCGAAAAGATGCGAAAACCTAAATCGCGGATGTCCTGCTCTATTTGTACGCAGCGCGAAAACATGTCCAGTCCGGCTTTGGAGGCGCAGTAGGCAGCCCATCCGTCATAAGGATTTTTGCCCGCTCCCGAACTGACGTTGATAATTGTTTTGGGTATTTGCAGATGTCTGTATTTGCGAATAAACAAACTGCACAGCAGCGCCGGCGCAATCATATTGACGCGAAACGAGGCAATCATCCGTGTTTCGGCAATTTCGCCCACATAGCCAATTTCGCTGAGCGTGCCTGCGTTATTGATGAGCACGAGTTTTTTGGCTGTCGGCTTTTCCGTGAATAGTTTTTCTGCCAATTCGGGCAATTTATCTACTTCGGTAAGGTCAGCGGTAAGATGCGTGTATCTGCTGTGCTGAAAGGCCGGATGTCTGGCTATACCCACCACATGGTGGAAAGGATTTTTGACCAGTCGCTCGGCAAGTGCCCTCCCAATGCCCCGACTTGTTCCCGTAATGAAGAAATGTGTTTCCATAGCTTTTGCGAATATAATTTTTTTCGGGCAATCCGCCGCAAGGGAAAGTCTGCTCCTCATCGGGTGGCGACGTTCGCGGCAAAAATCAACTTTTTTATTGAAGGCGTATTTTTTTGTACTTTATTCACATTATCTTACGCAAATGAAAAATTATCTGTTTGCTCATGTTGCGTGCCCTTGCTCTGTGGGTAGCCTGTATTAGCCTGTTGCCTGCCGTCGCTTTTGGCCAAAATCAGCCCTTTCTGATAACTGACCGACTGCAAGAACAGTCGGTCAGTTCTTATGCAGACTATCTGAAAGTTTCAGACGATACGCTCAGTCTGAACAAAATTGTTGCAAATCAGCATTTGCTGCCCTTTGTGCCTACCGGCATGGAAGATATCAATTTTGGATTTTCCAAAGATATTTTTTGGTTTAGGCTGCGTGTTGTCAATCGGTCATCGGTCAGCGACAAATGGGTATTGGAAAGCAGCTATCCGATTATTGATTCGCTCACTTTCTTCATTCAGGATGCCAACAACCGGTGGCAAACTTTCCACACGGGCGATATGATACCTTTCAGCCAACGCAATTTTGCCGACAGGCGGCTGGTACTTCCGCTGGATATTCCCGTAGGGCAGGAGCGAACAATTTTTATCAGGCTAAAAACCGAATCCTCCATTCTGATGCCGCTGCGTATCAAACATCAGGATATATTTTACCAAACTAACAACATCGCAGAACTTGCTTACGGCATCTACTACGGCGTTATCATGGTGATGTTGCTGTATAACTTGTTCATCTTTGCCTCTCTGCGCGATGTAAATTACCTGTACTATTGCATCAGCATCGGCGGCGGGCTGATGTTTTTTGCTGCTACCAACGGCCATTTGCTTTACCTGTGGGGTGATTCGGTGTGGTGGGCTAATAAAGCTGTACCGTTTGCTATGGGAACGCTCACTTTTGGGTCTGCATTGTTTGCCCGTTCATTTTTGGAAGCCAAAAAGTATGCGCGCAGGGTAGGTGCCATGCTGATTTTCATCAAATATTCGGGTGTGCTGTTGCTCTTGATGGCATTTACTGTTCCTTATGGCGTAGTTGTTCGCGTAGGGGCAGCCTTGTTGGGGTTAAATGCCATTACCATTTTGCTGACGGGCATTCTTTGCTGGCGCAGCGGCTATCAGGCAGCGCGTTTTTTCGTGCTGGCATGGGCAAGTTACTTGGTGGGTGCGCTGCTGATTGTGTTCCGCAACTTCGGGTTGCTGCCCGATTCCTTTATCACAGGCCATTCGGTTGAAATCGGCAACGTGATGGAAGTGATATTGCTTTCGCTGGCACTCAGCGATAAGTACAGCCTGATGCGCCGTGAAAAAGCAGCTGCACAGGCAGAAGCGTTGCGCATACAAAAAGAGGCCAATGAAACACTGGAACAACGGGTGAAAGAACGCACGCAGGAGTTGGCAGAAGCCAATGAAGAGCTCAATAATACCATTGAGGAGTTAGACATTACCAATACGCGGCTCAATGAAATCAATGCGGAACTGGCGCATAAAAATGCCGACATTACGTCCAGTATCAACTACGCTAACCGCATCCAGCAGGCAATGCTGCCGCGAATAGAGCAAGTGAAAACGGCATTCAATGATTTCTTTGTGCTTTTCCGTCCCCGAGATATTGTCAGCGGCGATTTCTACTGGTTTTCGCGCATCAACGGGCGCTACTCTGCCATTGCAGCCGTGGACTGCACCGGGCACGGCGTTCCGGGGGCTTTTATGTCCATGATTGGCAATGAATTGTTGCATGAAATTATTGATACGCGCTGCGAACTGAGGCCTGATGTTATTTTGCAGCAGATGCACGTCGGCATCAAAAAGGTATTGCGGCAAGATGAAACATTTAATCAGGACGGGATGGATTTGGCACTGTGCGTAATTGACCATGAGGAGAAAGTGCTGCACTTCGGCGGCGCTAAAAACCCGCTGATTTATGTTGTCAACGGAGAGTTGCACCATATCCGCGGCAGTCGTTTCAGCATTGGCGGCAAAGAGTTGCGCATCGAGCGGCAGTACGAAACACATCAGGTATCATTTGCCGCAGGTGAAATATGTTGCTATATGTTTTCTGACGGTTATGCCGACCAGTTTGGTGGCGCAGAAGGTAAAAAATTCATGCTCAAAAGGCTTAAAAACCTGCTTTTTGATATTCACCATCTGCCAATGGATGAGCAGTTGCAAGCCCTGCAAAATGCCCTCACCGATTGGCAGCGCTATCGCTACCGTCAGGTGGACGATATTCTCGTGATGGGCTTTAAGATAGGATAACCGCTTGGCTCTGTCGCACAAGCACGCAGATTTTGGCAGATGACACAGATGACCGCTGATTGAGATGTTTTAGGAACAGAAAATTTGTATCATCTGCTTGGAACCCATACGCGAAAGAATAGAGCCCCATAAACTGCCTCACCTGGTTTTCCACATCCAGACAGGTAGGACGATGAATAGCCCCAGCAAGGATGTAAGCAGCCCACTGATGCCGCCTGTGGCAAAAGAGAACCAGAACACCTCTTTGTCGCCCTCGCTCAGGAAAGGTACGAGCCCCAATACGGTAGAGGCGATGCTCATCAGGATAGGCATTGCCTTTTGCATGATAGCTTTGATGATATTGCGGTTGTGGTTGCCGCTGTGGAATTGGTTGAAATCGTTGATGACAAAGATGCCTGCATTGACCACTAACCCACTGAGCAAAAGAAAGGCAGCATATCCCCCCTGGTCAAAATAAAAACCACCCCATGCAAAGGTCAGGAAGAGGCCGATGTAAGACAGCGGCGCACTCAGAAGAATCAGGAAGGGCTGTCGGAAACTTTCAAAAAGGATGCACGTTACTATAAAAATGCCGAGCAGTAGCAGTGCTAATAATCTGTAATCTCGTCCACTTTTTCCTAATCCGAAGTAGCCATCGTTACCTTCCACCTCAACGGTGTAGCCGAGTGGCATAACAGCCTTCATTTCTTTGATTACCTCGTCGAGATATTTGCTGCCGAAATGCTCACTGCCAAAGTATTCAAAGGCTATTCTTCGCAAATACTGCCTGTTTTCTTTATAGATGGCAGGTGAGGTTTGCTCAAAGCGGATTTCACCTACCTGCTTCATCAGCAAGCCGCTGCGCTGCAAGTCTATGGGGGTGTGTTGCGACTGATAGACAGAATATTGCTCAGACCTTTTTTCACGCAAGCGAACCGGGTATTGCTCTTCTTTGTGAAAAACAAACAGTGAAGTGGCGTTGCTTTTGCTGCGGGCTTCCAATCCTTCGCGTACCTCAAAGGATGAAATGCCCCTGTCTAAAAGTGCGTCGTTGTTCAGTTCAAATACAAACTGTTGGGCACGTTTATCGGTGTAGTTCATCAATTCGTTGCTATTGACCTCCTGAATACGCGGATGTTTGAGTAGCCGCTTGGCCATTTTTTCAGCCTGCTGTTCGAGTACGGGATAATTGTACCCTTGCATTTTGACTCTGAAACTGGCTATTTTGTCGTGTACACTATTGGAAAAACCATCGCCAATGCCCCATACATTCCAACCGACACCGCCCCAGTCAATTGAACGAGAGATAATATCGTTTTTGACTAACAGCGGTAAAGATGAGTTTTCGTAGGCAGGCTTGAAACTGATGCTAACACTTGCATAAGTGCCCGAATAGACCATGCTGACAAATTTTTCAATACCTTCTATCTTGCTCAGGTATTTTTCCAGCCGTATGATTGACTCATTCATTTGTTCAAGTGTGCTGCCAAAAGGCAACTCGGCACTTACAAACAATTGCTTGCGTTCCAGCGAACGAAAGCCCCAACCTTCATAAACATTGGTGTAAAACAGGCGGATACTGCCTCCCAAAGCGCGATTGACGTATGGTTTGGCATATTCCTGGTACCATTCGCTGCCAATACTCTCATTGTACCAGGCCCATCCCTCTATTTTTGGGGGCAACAAAAAAACAGGTGTGCCAAATGCCAGCACCAGCAAGCAATTGACCCACCCGCGCCGCATGGCCAGCAGCCTGATGAAGCGGTAATACCATTGCTGAAAGCGCACCATGCGCCGAACAGTAGCCATGCGGCGTTGTTCTTGTTTGCTGCTGCCTTTTTCACTAATCAGCAACTGATAAGCGGCAGGCGTATAGAAAAGTGCTACAAGCAAAGACACCGACAAATTAACGATGATAATGAGGGCAAAATCTATCAGGTTATTGCGCTGCTCTTCGGGCAACAGCCAGACAGGCAACAAAGCGGCAAGGGTAGTAAAAGTAGCCCCCAGAATGGCCAGAAATACGAACCTGTTGCCTTTACGGCGCAGGTGGTCTAACATTACGATGG from Rhodoflexus caldus includes the following:
- a CDS encoding bifunctional GNAT family N-acetyltransferase/carbon-nitrogen hydrolase family protein; protein product: MPNDKIKLQDSSQQNTSASSHKLNLRNLTIEDYDDMLEIMNLVYSNIGDGIWPKSDIEMLLKIFPEGQICIEDNGKVVACALCIIIDYDKFGDNHTYRQITGNYKFNTHDAKKGTVLYGIDIFVHPDFQGLRLGRRLYDARKELCEHLNLRAIVAGGRIPGYANYAEKITPREYIELVKNKEISDPILSFQLSNDFHVKKVLTNYLPGDSESKAYATLLEWNNIYYYDEKEPIIGGQKEFVRLGVVQWQMRNVPSLQALLENAEFFIDAVSDYKADFVLFPEFFNAPLMGLFNEDTAAKAIRKLASYTEELRDKFVEYAVAYNINIIAGSMPLYNDGELYNVSYLCRRDGTWDAQYKLHITPDEKSHWGVQGGSKLRVFDTDVCKIGILICYDVEFPELPRVLAEQGMQILFVPFLTDTQNGYHRVSKCAQARAIENECYVAIAGNVGNLPRVKNMDLNYAQSAVFSPSDFAFPNDAIVAQATPNAETTIIADVDLSLLKELHTAGSVRNLKDRRRDLYEIKWLNKKNSSN
- a CDS encoding SDR family NAD(P)-dependent oxidoreductase yields the protein METHFFITGTSRGIGRALAERLVKNPFHHVVGIARHPAFQHSRYTHLTADLTEVDKLPELAEKLFTEKPTAKKLVLINNAGTLSEIGYVGEIAETRMIASFRVNMIAPALLCSLFIRKYRHLQIPKTIINVSSGAGKNPYDGWAAYCASKAGLDMFSRCVQIEQDIRDLGFRIFSVAPGVVDTQMQQDIRQANTEGFSRIERFRLLKENRELSTPEEVAEKFIHLLDNEDQYPEVILDLRGI
- a CDS encoding 7TM diverse intracellular signaling domain-containing protein, whose protein sequence is MLRALALWVACISLLPAVAFGQNQPFLITDRLQEQSVSSYADYLKVSDDTLSLNKIVANQHLLPFVPTGMEDINFGFSKDIFWFRLRVVNRSSVSDKWVLESSYPIIDSLTFFIQDANNRWQTFHTGDMIPFSQRNFADRRLVLPLDIPVGQERTIFIRLKTESSILMPLRIKHQDIFYQTNNIAELAYGIYYGVIMVMLLYNLFIFASLRDVNYLYYCISIGGGLMFFAATNGHLLYLWGDSVWWANKAVPFAMGTLTFGSALFARSFLEAKKYARRVGAMLIFIKYSGVLLLLMAFTVPYGVVVRVGAALLGLNAITILLTGILCWRSGYQAARFFVLAWASYLVGALLIVFRNFGLLPDSFITGHSVEIGNVMEVILLSLALSDKYSLMRREKAAAQAEALRIQKEANETLEQRVKERTQELAEANEELNNTIEELDITNTRLNEINAELAHKNADITSSINYANRIQQAMLPRIEQVKTAFNDFFVLFRPRDIVSGDFYWFSRINGRYSAIAAVDCTGHGVPGAFMSMIGNELLHEIIDTRCELRPDVILQQMHVGIKKVLRQDETFNQDGMDLALCVIDHEEKVLHFGGAKNPLIYVVNGELHHIRGSRFSIGGKELRIERQYETHQVSFAAGEICCYMFSDGYADQFGGAEGKKFMLKRLKNLLFDIHHLPMDEQLQALQNALTDWQRYRYRQVDDILVMGFKIG
- a CDS encoding efflux RND transporter permease subunit; protein product: MSAFRIILVFVAISFAGFALLPRIAVNLQPVKQSNVLQISYELPEAAPEVVENQITARLENVFSQLSDIEKITSVSRYNSGNVTLHLNKHADLAYKKMEVAALIRQVYPQLPVNSSFPVIYENVSGNRPVPLLVYAVAAPFSPDAIRRTIEQKIKSPLSLHRQVQEVKISGVNPLEIVVEYDQEKLLAHNLSRARVVELIQNHSNERYLGLYEGDAGQRLFIRTENDLHDLQAFEQLYLLPQVRLKDVAKVYIAEQEAQSHFRINGLNSVRLSVFPREKANTLVLATALREQIAQIEKELPKGYQLVLEEDNTEKISEELNKIYYRTGLSVLILIGFILLAYFNIRYLVVLMSGVLINLLITCIFVYVLGIQIHLYSLAGLTISFGMIVDNAIVMLDHLRRKGNRFVFLAILGATFTTLAALLPVWLLPEEQRNNLIDFALIIIVNLSVSLLVALFYTPAAYQLLISEKGSSKQEQRRMATVRRMVRFQQWYYRFIRLLAMRRGWVNCLLVLAFGTPVFLLPPKIEGWAWYNESIGSEWYQEYAKPYVNRALGGSIRLFYTNVYEGWGFRSLERKQLFVSAELPFGSTLEQMNESIIRLEKYLSKIEGIEKFVSMVYSGTYASVSISFKPAYENSSLPLLVKNDIISRSIDWGGVGWNVWGIGDGFSNSVHDKIASFRVKMQGYNYPVLEQQAEKMAKRLLKHPRIQEVNSNELMNYTDKRAQQFVFELNNDALLDRGISSFEVREGLEARSKSNATSLFVFHKEEQYPVRLREKRSEQYSVYQSQHTPIDLQRSGLLMKQVGEIRFEQTSPAIYKENRQYLRRIAFEYFGSEHFGSKYLDEVIKEMKAVMPLGYTVEVEGNDGYFGLGKSGRDYRLLALLLLGIFIVTCILFESFRQPFLILLSAPLSYIGLFLTFAWGGFYFDQGGYAAFLLLSGLVVNAGIFVINDFNQFHSGNHNRNIIKAIMQKAMPILMSIASTVLGLVPFLSEGDKEVFWFSFATGGISGLLTSLLGLFIVLPVWMWKTR